Proteins encoded within one genomic window of Desulfonatronospira thiodismutans ASO3-1:
- a CDS encoding ATP-binding protein, producing the protein MNIFKLTLRKKFLLALVAACLVALVPTILIGWQVLESGKNYFGRAYTENFTLLKAQEIKEPVSKELALAQRFADSVLLRQWLQDPLSENKRSIFFQEAQGYQDVFQDSSYFLVNRETLAYYYNGPDKEKSQEPRYYLDPENPDDSWFFSAMEFGTYNINVNPDVHLDEVKVWINVPVWNGEQKIGMAGTGLDLSGFLQEFIAVDEPGVTPVILDSAGLIQAHPDHSLIAYGSGAEIDAQLRPERHQSFLQSHFSTPGYVQRLNQAMQMARENPAQVQTFWADLDGRKQLISLAWIPELSWHVVTAVDLQSAQVVEGAWLSKAVAVLAVMLVLLLFMFAYGVERIVLRPLNKLHNSADALARGEYDVDLPPAGSDEVGGLTRAFSGMARKIKSHTRELEDRVRERTGELEEKSSQLEAARDKAETANRAKSEFLANMSHEIRTPLNGITGMMQLLQTTRLDSNQKEYVDLALSSASRLTRLLSDILDLSRVEAGRMVILEEEFNVQELCRSVCELFRIQAGEKGIELEYTLDPSLPSRLMGDETRLQQILFNLVGNSLKFTREGRVRINWTLQKRGLDRHQVLITVTDTGSGIAPEKLDDLFQPFVQEDGSSTRRHEGAGLGLSIVSRLVDLMHGTISVDSAPGEGTAFYIFLPLKVPAAPEADQDDALQNHKGAGKPLRILVAEDEPTNQLFAGRLLEYLGHKVMIAEDGSQALELLQQHEFDCILMDIRMPFMDGLEAARAIRTSRELGARRDVPIIAMTAHAMEGDREVFFQAGMNGYLAKPVQKEDLEKVLQGIQNKVGGYLYTPV; encoded by the coding sequence ATGAATATATTCAAGCTTACCCTCCGCAAAAAATTCCTTCTTGCTCTGGTTGCAGCCTGTCTGGTGGCCCTGGTGCCGACCATCCTCATTGGTTGGCAGGTCTTGGAGAGCGGCAAGAACTATTTCGGGCGGGCCTACACAGAAAACTTTACCCTGCTCAAGGCCCAGGAGATTAAGGAGCCTGTAAGCAAAGAGCTGGCCCTGGCCCAGCGCTTTGCAGACTCAGTCCTGTTGAGGCAGTGGCTGCAGGATCCTCTTTCGGAAAACAAAAGGTCCATCTTTTTTCAGGAAGCACAGGGATACCAGGATGTTTTTCAGGACAGCAGCTATTTTTTAGTCAACCGGGAAACCCTGGCTTACTACTACAACGGTCCCGACAAGGAAAAAAGCCAGGAGCCCCGCTATTATCTGGACCCTGAAAATCCTGACGATTCCTGGTTTTTCAGTGCAATGGAGTTCGGCACCTACAATATCAATGTAAATCCGGATGTGCACCTGGATGAAGTCAAGGTCTGGATAAATGTGCCAGTATGGAATGGTGAACAAAAGATTGGCATGGCCGGCACTGGCCTTGATCTATCCGGCTTTCTCCAGGAGTTCATTGCGGTGGATGAACCCGGGGTAACTCCTGTTATTCTGGACTCGGCAGGTCTTATCCAGGCCCATCCGGACCATAGCCTCATAGCCTATGGTTCAGGTGCAGAGATTGATGCGCAGCTGCGTCCTGAGAGGCATCAGTCTTTTCTACAGAGCCATTTCTCCACACCGGGGTACGTTCAAAGACTGAATCAGGCCATGCAGATGGCCCGGGAAAATCCCGCTCAGGTTCAGACTTTCTGGGCCGACCTGGATGGTAGAAAACAGCTCATATCACTTGCCTGGATTCCTGAATTGAGCTGGCATGTGGTCACTGCCGTGGATCTGCAGTCGGCACAGGTGGTGGAAGGTGCCTGGTTGAGCAAGGCTGTGGCTGTTCTGGCTGTCATGCTGGTGCTTTTGCTTTTTATGTTTGCTTATGGGGTGGAGAGAATAGTGCTGCGTCCTTTGAATAAGCTGCATAATTCTGCCGATGCCCTGGCCCGTGGGGAGTATGATGTTGACCTGCCTCCTGCCGGGTCTGATGAGGTAGGAGGTCTGACCCGGGCCTTTTCCGGTATGGCCCGGAAGATCAAAAGCCATACCAGGGAGCTGGAGGACAGGGTCAGGGAGAGGACCGGCGAGCTGGAAGAAAAATCCAGCCAGCTGGAAGCGGCCAGGGATAAAGCTGAAACCGCCAACAGGGCCAAGAGTGAGTTTCTGGCCAACATGAGCCATGAGATACGAACGCCATTGAACGGCATTACTGGCATGATGCAGCTTCTGCAGACCACCAGGCTGGACAGCAACCAAAAGGAATACGTCGACCTGGCCCTGTCATCAGCCAGCAGATTGACGCGACTGCTTTCGGATATCCTGGATCTTTCCAGGGTCGAGGCCGGTCGGATGGTTATTTTGGAGGAGGAGTTTAATGTCCAGGAGCTTTGCAGATCAGTATGCGAGCTGTTCAGGATTCAGGCCGGTGAAAAGGGTATTGAACTGGAATATACCCTGGATCCATCCCTGCCCTCCAGGCTCATGGGGGATGAGACCCGGCTGCAGCAGATACTTTTTAACCTGGTGGGCAATTCACTTAAGTTTACCAGGGAGGGCAGGGTAAGGATAAACTGGACCCTTCAGAAACGGGGGTTGGACAGGCATCAGGTGCTCATCACGGTGACTGATACCGGTTCTGGGATAGCACCGGAAAAACTGGATGACCTTTTTCAGCCATTTGTCCAGGAGGACGGCTCCAGCACCCGCAGGCATGAAGGGGCAGGCCTTGGTCTCTCAATAGTAAGCAGGCTGGTGGATCTGATGCACGGAACTATTTCTGTGGATAGTGCACCGGGCGAAGGAACAGCATTTTACATATTTCTGCCGTTAAAGGTTCCTGCTGCTCCTGAAGCAGACCAGGATGATGCCCTGCAAAACCATAAAGGTGCCGGTAAACCCTTGCGTATTCTCGTGGCCGAGGACGAACCTACCAACCAGTTGTTTGCCGGCAGACTTCTTGAATACCTGGGGCATAAAGTGATGATTGCCGAGGATGGCTCTCAGGCTTTGGAGCTTTTGCAACAACATGAATTCGACTGCATCCTTATGGATATACGCATGCCCTTTATGGACGGTCTGGAGGCTGCCAGGGCCATTCGTACTTCCCGGGAACTGGGAGCCAGAAGAGATGTACCTATAATCGCCATGACCGCTCATGCCATGGAAGGGGACAGAGAGGTATTTTTTCAGGCCGGTATGAATGGTTATCTGGCCAAGCCCGTACAGAAAGAAGATCTGGAAAAGGTTCTGCAAGGTATACAGAATAAGGTCGGGGGATATTTGTATACGCCGGTATAA
- a CDS encoding transglutaminase family protein, with product MIYSITNTTVYHFNRGVFFEPHYLRLYPRNDPGQKVLKHSISIDPLPTGYSTGLDVWGNSFVLAWFEGFHSIMQIKSTSKVQTLRTNPFDFVLPGSSQGIPPGLNHQEKTDLKSCLTPRFSRLDNFFSWFDPDTCKRDENHVVSLLSQLTNWIFEHVKLEQRWDTGIIPPSRLLETRQGCCRDLSALFVEFCRQLGIASRFVSGYQEGDEDILEAELHAWAEVYLPGAGWRGYDPSHGLAVADRHVALAAAPDLENIMPVVGTYRGNEARSSMEHSVHMKRLR from the coding sequence TTGATCTATTCCATAACCAACACCACTGTTTACCATTTTAACAGGGGAGTCTTTTTTGAGCCCCACTATTTAAGACTTTATCCCCGCAATGATCCCGGGCAAAAGGTGCTGAAGCACAGTATCAGCATAGACCCTCTGCCCACGGGTTACTCCACTGGGCTGGACGTTTGGGGGAACTCCTTTGTACTGGCCTGGTTTGAAGGCTTTCATTCCATAATGCAGATAAAAAGTACTTCCAAAGTACAGACGCTGCGCACAAACCCCTTTGATTTTGTCTTGCCGGGCTCCAGTCAAGGCATTCCCCCAGGTCTAAACCACCAGGAGAAAACCGACCTTAAATCCTGTCTCACCCCCCGGTTTTCTCGGCTCGACAATTTCTTTTCCTGGTTTGACCCAGACACCTGCAAAAGAGATGAAAACCATGTGGTAAGCCTTCTGTCTCAACTGACTAACTGGATCTTCGAGCATGTCAAGCTGGAGCAGCGATGGGACACAGGGATTATACCCCCATCCAGGCTTTTAGAAACCAGGCAGGGGTGCTGCAGAGACCTCTCTGCACTGTTTGTGGAGTTTTGCAGGCAGCTGGGAATAGCCTCGAGGTTTGTTAGCGGATACCAGGAAGGAGATGAAGACATTCTGGAGGCAGAGCTGCATGCCTGGGCCGAGGTTTATCTTCCCGGGGCGGGCTGGCGCGGCTATGATCCATCCCATGGTCTGGCAGTGGCGGACCGCCACGTAGCCCTGGCAGCAGCACCGGACCTGGAAAACATCATGCCTGTAGTGGGAACATACCGGGGAAACGAGGCGCGTTCCAGCATGGAACACAGCGTGCACATGAAAAGACTCAGGTAA
- a CDS encoding nitroreductase family protein: MDVIEAIMNRRSIRKYKDKPVTDEQIKTILEAAMVAPSAGNAQPWHFIICRDKETQSKVKEINPYAAMADKAPLGILVCADLSLEKFPGYWVQDCSAATQNILLAAHSLGLGSVWTGIHPIKEREEGFQKLFNLPDQVIPLAYVVIGYPDQDHKTPSRYKPERIHYDKW, from the coding sequence ATGGATGTTATTGAGGCCATTATGAACCGGAGAAGTATTCGCAAATATAAAGACAAGCCGGTCACTGATGAACAGATAAAAACCATCCTTGAAGCTGCCATGGTGGCCCCCAGCGCAGGCAATGCTCAACCCTGGCACTTTATTATCTGCCGGGACAAGGAAACCCAGTCCAAAGTCAAGGAAATCAACCCCTATGCTGCAATGGCTGATAAAGCCCCGCTGGGCATTCTTGTCTGTGCTGATTTGAGTCTGGAAAAATTCCCCGGGTACTGGGTCCAGGACTGTTCAGCGGCCACCCAGAATATTCTTTTGGCTGCTCACAGCCTTGGGCTTGGTTCAGTATGGACAGGGATTCATCCTATCAAGGAAAGAGAGGAGGGTTTCCAGAAACTGTTCAATCTTCCAGACCAGGTAATTCCCCTGGCCTATGTCGTCATCGGGTACCCCGACCAGGACCACAAGACACCCAGCAGATACAAACCTGAAAGAATACACTACGACAAGTGGTGA
- a CDS encoding peptidase, with amino-acid sequence MTFCLGIAVEQGLVGIADTRITSGKELTSAPKITCYNFGNGNGAFFIMSSGLRSIRDKVIIYFDEELGQREEPFDRIYKAVNAISRHIRVVAEEDGAFLKQNGLSFNMHMLVGGQLKNDAAHQLFLVYPEGNWVIITPGTPYHIIGESGYGKPVLDRTLKYTDDLSFALKVGCLAFDSTRISASDVDFPVDVILYYRNAGNMVTHRYEKDELSEISTWWQEKLRSLVHELPSEWVEDIAARLTKVNPEKRSPIEPPDGRQN; translated from the coding sequence ATGACTTTCTGTCTGGGTATAGCAGTAGAACAGGGACTCGTGGGGATTGCTGATACCAGGATCACCTCGGGCAAAGAACTGACCAGCGCCCCCAAGATTACTTGTTACAATTTTGGAAACGGCAATGGGGCTTTTTTCATCATGAGTTCCGGGCTGCGATCCATCCGGGACAAGGTGATAATCTATTTCGATGAAGAACTGGGGCAAAGGGAGGAGCCTTTTGACCGGATTTATAAGGCGGTAAATGCTATATCCAGGCACATAAGGGTTGTGGCTGAAGAGGACGGTGCCTTCCTGAAGCAGAACGGGCTTTCCTTCAACATGCACATGCTTGTAGGGGGACAGCTGAAAAACGATGCCGCGCATCAGCTTTTCCTTGTTTACCCCGAAGGAAACTGGGTGATAATAACTCCGGGCACCCCGTATCACATAATAGGCGAAAGCGGATATGGCAAGCCGGTTCTGGACAGGACTCTTAAATATACAGACGATCTCTCTTTTGCCTTAAAAGTGGGCTGCCTGGCCTTCGATTCCACCAGGATAAGCGCTTCTGATGTCGACTTTCCTGTAGATGTCATCCTTTACTACCGGAATGCCGGAAACATGGTCACTCACCGCTACGAAAAGGATGAACTGTCCGAGATTTCCACCTGGTGGCAGGAAAAGCTGAGGTCCTTAGTTCACGAACTACCCTCGGAATGGGTGGAAGACATAGCTGCCAGGCTGACTAAAGTAAATCCTGAAAAACGCAGTCCAATAGAGCCCCCGGATGGTAGACAGAATTGA
- a CDS encoding SEC-C metal-binding domain-containing protein produces MINGKLIERLRKTDRCAPSVSELARDLAQMPSQDLTDLMQKLIYDGEDKALGIMLNAVAWERMRFDPQVLCQSLKVVDNLDDFIYPFRDQDEESIGPLLDLATARDISSQRNVLAAVLAAELSIRSGTRNQEVKKVLTKMQHGLLLPETRVYIQAALNMLQDNDWLSKSLPILVEKDIHEELPRSRAPSYIGRSQTVRRPVAKISRNAPCHCGSGKKYKKCCLEKDEELLHDASPYAGLTMSQVMASPDLVEDTGVIDNMRAYQLKKVDPEKLNPRQLLAAYRKAVSFGLLETGYNMLLELKGRPEKEQFALERMHDLEQEALDDGNLELSKLIRSHLPEDEPDYACRDFHMFLLENKDLFMEMEKYCQNVLSNQDDFFNYNPVDFAFCFEKLFPALSIIFIRSALLDERGSFLDSKFLMNVLRSSRADLDLDPLDDPVEDYLEWSMDKFEQDVDLEAKDREIQELKQQISEGRRDALRQERELRDKERELENLSERLEKENRLKKTGGAEQAQSQDRTGEQADVAHLKRRIERLKMEIKEQQNERSRLRSQLESKQKEKYKTQDQAGQDKEKSEDVEQEPAQEDGLAVNKVFIPVYTEQFRKSCENLPAGIVAKALRAAAGFASHHRDTLRQSKRLERLSSVYRVRIGLYHRLMIRYEKDELQVLDLIHRQELEKWIRQYSGQAG; encoded by the coding sequence ATGATTAATGGAAAGCTGATAGAAAGGCTGCGTAAAACTGATCGTTGTGCGCCTTCAGTTTCAGAACTGGCCAGGGACCTGGCTCAGATGCCATCTCAGGATCTAACAGATCTCATGCAGAAGCTGATTTATGATGGCGAAGATAAGGCCCTGGGCATTATGCTCAATGCCGTTGCCTGGGAAAGAATGCGTTTTGACCCCCAGGTACTGTGTCAGTCACTGAAAGTTGTGGATAACCTGGATGATTTTATTTATCCCTTTCGGGACCAGGATGAAGAATCTATAGGACCATTGCTTGACCTTGCCACAGCCAGGGATATTTCCAGTCAGAGAAATGTGCTGGCCGCTGTACTTGCGGCAGAGTTAAGTATCAGGTCGGGCACCAGGAATCAGGAAGTAAAAAAGGTTCTGACAAAAATGCAGCACGGCTTACTGCTTCCCGAGACCAGGGTTTATATTCAGGCAGCCTTGAACATGCTGCAGGACAATGACTGGCTGAGCAAATCTCTGCCAATTCTGGTGGAAAAAGACATTCATGAAGAACTGCCCAGGTCCAGAGCTCCCAGCTACATCGGCAGATCTCAAACAGTCCGCCGGCCTGTGGCCAAAATCAGCAGAAATGCACCATGTCATTGCGGCAGCGGCAAAAAATATAAAAAATGCTGCCTGGAAAAGGACGAGGAGCTTCTTCATGATGCATCCCCCTATGCCGGCTTGACCATGTCTCAAGTGATGGCTTCGCCGGATCTGGTGGAAGACACCGGCGTTATTGACAATATGCGGGCATACCAGCTGAAAAAGGTTGATCCTGAAAAACTCAACCCCAGGCAGTTGTTAGCTGCATACCGGAAGGCCGTCTCTTTCGGCCTGCTTGAAACAGGCTACAATATGCTTTTGGAGCTCAAGGGCAGACCGGAAAAGGAGCAGTTTGCCCTTGAGCGTATGCATGACCTTGAGCAAGAAGCCCTGGATGACGGCAATCTTGAGTTGTCTAAATTGATTCGCAGCCATTTACCGGAAGATGAACCAGACTATGCCTGCAGAGATTTTCACATGTTTCTCCTGGAAAACAAAGATCTGTTTATGGAGATGGAAAAGTACTGTCAAAATGTTCTCAGCAACCAGGACGATTTTTTCAATTATAATCCTGTGGACTTTGCTTTTTGCTTTGAAAAACTGTTTCCCGCCCTGAGCATAATCTTCATTCGTTCAGCTTTGCTGGATGAAAGGGGCTCTTTTCTGGATAGTAAATTCTTAATGAATGTTCTTCGCAGTTCCAGAGCGGATCTGGACCTTGATCCCCTGGATGACCCTGTTGAAGATTATCTGGAATGGTCCATGGATAAGTTTGAGCAGGATGTTGATCTCGAGGCCAAAGACAGGGAGATCCAGGAGCTTAAACAACAAATCTCAGAAGGACGCCGTGATGCTCTCAGGCAGGAGCGGGAATTGCGGGACAAGGAACGTGAACTTGAAAATCTGAGCGAGAGGCTGGAAAAGGAAAACAGACTCAAAAAGACCGGCGGTGCAGAGCAGGCTCAAAGTCAGGACCGGACCGGGGAGCAGGCCGATGTTGCTCATTTAAAGCGGCGTATTGAGCGTTTGAAAATGGAAATCAAAGAGCAGCAGAATGAGCGCAGCAGGTTGCGCAGCCAGCTTGAGTCCAAGCAGAAGGAAAAGTACAAAACTCAGGATCAGGCCGGGCAGGACAAGGAAAAGTCTGAAGATGTTGAGCAGGAACCGGCCCAGGAAGATGGCCTGGCGGTCAACAAAGTGTTTATTCCTGTATATACCGAACAGTTCAGAAAAAGCTGCGAGAATCTGCCGGCAGGCATTGTAGCCAAAGCCCTGCGGGCCGCAGCAGGATTTGCCTCGCACCACAGGGACACCCTGCGCCAGAGTAAAAGGCTGGAGCGGCTTTCCTCGGTTTACAGGGTGCGCATCGGACTTTATCACCGGCTTATGATCAGGTATGAAAAAGATGAACTTCAAGTGCTGGATCTCATCCACCGGCAGGAGCTGGAAAAATGGATCCGGCAGTATTCCGGGCAGGCAGGATGA
- a CDS encoding M48 family metallopeptidase, whose protein sequence is MDFFKHKEQAIRTSRYLVFLFILGTIGVLAIIYLFIFGYFIFSYGTVEQAWMAMNIYRTEMVVLGGVVALVIVGGTLFQVSRLSKGGSVVADILNARLVSPQTRNSNEQKALNVVHEMSIASGLTKIPKLYVMDGEDSINAFAAGWHEDDAVIGLTSGAMERLSRSELQAVVGHEISHIQNGDMYLNIKLMGIIFGLLILTYMGSFVIRKAFYGSMISGNRSRTDPRALIVILILGAGLIMAGVVGMLLGNIIKAAISRQREYLADASAVQFTRMPQAMEGALIKIRDMSRTKNKNHLNNPNAEQASHMFFTEAVSKFESLFATHPPIEDRIRRINPDFGRE, encoded by the coding sequence ATGGATTTTTTCAAGCACAAAGAGCAGGCCATCAGGACCAGCAGGTATTTAGTGTTTTTATTTATACTTGGTACCATAGGTGTACTTGCCATAATTTATCTGTTTATTTTCGGGTATTTTATTTTTAGTTATGGTACGGTTGAGCAAGCCTGGATGGCCATGAACATTTACCGGACAGAGATGGTAGTACTTGGGGGAGTAGTGGCTTTAGTTATCGTGGGAGGCACTCTTTTCCAGGTTTCCAGGTTAAGCAAAGGCGGCAGCGTTGTAGCTGACATACTTAATGCCAGGCTGGTTTCCCCGCAAACCCGGAATAGCAACGAGCAAAAGGCCCTGAATGTGGTGCATGAAATGTCCATAGCCTCCGGCCTGACAAAAATACCCAAGCTGTACGTGATGGATGGAGAAGATTCCATAAACGCTTTTGCAGCGGGGTGGCATGAGGATGACGCTGTAATCGGTCTTACTTCCGGGGCCATGGAGCGCCTGAGCCGTTCTGAACTCCAGGCGGTGGTGGGTCACGAAATAAGCCATATCCAGAACGGGGATATGTACCTGAACATAAAGCTCATGGGCATCATATTCGGCCTGCTGATCCTTACCTACATGGGCAGCTTCGTCATCCGCAAAGCTTTTTATGGTTCCATGATTTCCGGCAACAGGTCCAGGACGGATCCAAGGGCCTTGATTGTAATCTTGATTCTCGGGGCAGGGCTTATCATGGCCGGAGTCGTGGGCATGCTCCTGGGCAATATTATAAAGGCGGCCATTTCCAGGCAGAGAGAATACCTGGCTGATGCATCGGCAGTGCAGTTTACCCGCATGCCTCAGGCCATGGAGGGGGCCTTGATAAAAATCCGGGATATGTCCAGGACAAAAAACAAAAACCACCTGAACAACCCCAATGCAGAACAGGCCAGCCACATGTTTTTTACAGAGGCTGTAAGCAAGTTTGAAAGCCTGTTTGCCACCCACCCTCCCATTGAAGACAGGATCAGGCGGATAAATCCTGATTTTGGACGGGAATAA
- a CDS encoding LemA family protein — protein sequence MSSIAWIVPVLLLAFFIFYMFRTYNHLIKLKNRYQNAFSQIDVQLKRRYDLIPNLVETARSYMQHERETLENVIKARNQALEASKQASSDPGEPDLMQKLSGAEGLLSGSLGRLFALAENYPDLKANQNMMQLSEELTSTENKISFARQAYNDAVMAYNTYKQSMPQAVFAPAMGFKKASFLEFDREEIKEVPKVSFS from the coding sequence ATGTCCAGTATCGCATGGATTGTCCCGGTTTTGCTCCTGGCCTTTTTTATTTTTTATATGTTCCGGACTTACAACCACCTGATCAAGCTCAAGAACCGCTACCAGAATGCCTTTTCCCAGATAGATGTCCAGCTTAAGCGCAGGTACGACCTTATACCAAACTTAGTGGAGACTGCCCGGTCATACATGCAGCATGAGCGCGAAACCCTGGAAAACGTTATCAAGGCCCGCAACCAGGCCCTTGAAGCTTCGAAGCAGGCAAGCTCGGATCCGGGTGAGCCGGACCTTATGCAGAAGCTGTCCGGTGCTGAGGGGCTTCTTTCCGGGTCACTGGGCAGGTTGTTCGCCTTGGCCGAAAATTATCCCGACCTCAAGGCCAACCAAAATATGATGCAGCTTTCGGAAGAACTGACCAGCACCGAGAACAAAATCTCCTTTGCCAGGCAGGCATACAATGATGCGGTTATGGCCTACAATACATACAAGCAGTCCATGCCGCAGGCTGTTTTTGCCCCTGCCATGGGTTTTAAAAAAGCTTCTTTTCTGGAATTCGACAGAGAGGAGATAAAAGAAGTCCCCAAAGTCTCATTTTCCTGA